A stretch of Pseudomonas sp. 7SR1 DNA encodes these proteins:
- a CDS encoding TetR/AcrR family transcriptional regulator, which translates to MSNNLSSPSGPGRPKDLAKRQAILDAAKRLFLSMGYASTSMEAVAAEAGVSKLTVYSHFNDKETLFSAAVIAKCEEQVPLLFFEWPEGVPIENVLLTIARGFHQLINSDESVNLHRLIMTLGSQDPKLSTVFYEAGPQRMLTGMERLLTKVHQSGALSIDKPRHAAEHFFCLIKGAANFRLLYGCGEPLDRDAAEDHVREVVGLFMRAYHP; encoded by the coding sequence ATGTCGAACAATCTTTCATCCCCCAGCGGCCCCGGCCGTCCCAAGGACCTGGCCAAGCGCCAGGCCATTCTCGACGCCGCCAAGCGCCTGTTCCTGAGCATGGGCTACGCCAGTACCAGCATGGAGGCCGTGGCCGCCGAGGCTGGTGTGTCGAAACTGACGGTCTATAGCCATTTCAACGACAAGGAAACGTTGTTTTCCGCCGCGGTGATCGCCAAATGCGAGGAGCAGGTTCCCTTGCTGTTCTTCGAATGGCCGGAAGGCGTGCCGATTGAAAACGTGCTGCTGACCATCGCCCGAGGCTTCCATCAACTGATCAACAGTGACGAGTCGGTGAACCTGCATCGGCTGATCATGACCCTGGGCAGCCAGGATCCCAAGCTTTCGACGGTGTTCTACGAAGCCGGTCCCCAGCGGATGCTCACCGGCATGGAGCGTTTGCTGACCAAGGTCCACCAGAGCGGGGCCTTGAGCATCGACAAGCCCCGCCATGCCGCCGAACATTTCTTTTGCCTGATCAAGGGAGCGGCGAACTTCCGCTTGCTGTATGGCTGCGGCGAGCCGCTGGACCGCGACGCGGCCGAGGATCATGTGCGGGAAGTGGTGGGGTTGTTCATGCGGGCTTACCACCCCTAG
- a CDS encoding putative RNA methyltransferase, with protein MLACPICSEPLKALDNGVVCPAGHRFDRARQGYLNLLPVQHKNSRDPGDNQAMVEARRAFLNAGHYAPVARRLAELAAQRAPGRWLDIGCGEGYYTAQIADALPDADGYALDISREAVKRACKRNPRLTWLIASMARVPLADGCCQFLASVFSPLDWQEARRLLSPGGGLMKVGPTRGHLMELRERLYDEVREYTDDKHLALVPPGMTLEHSETLEFRLTLDSGPDRANLLAMTPHGWRANAERRASVIEQAEPFEVTVSMRYDYFVLQ; from the coding sequence ATGCTCGCCTGTCCGATCTGCAGCGAACCGCTCAAGGCGCTGGACAACGGCGTGGTGTGCCCGGCCGGCCATCGCTTCGACCGGGCGCGCCAGGGTTACCTCAACCTGCTGCCGGTGCAGCACAAGAACAGCCGCGACCCTGGGGACAACCAGGCCATGGTCGAAGCCCGTCGCGCCTTCCTCAATGCCGGGCACTACGCTCCGGTGGCCCGGCGCCTGGCCGAACTGGCTGCGCAACGAGCCCCCGGTCGCTGGCTGGACATCGGCTGTGGCGAGGGCTACTACACCGCGCAGATCGCCGATGCCCTGCCCGACGCTGATGGCTACGCCCTGGACATCTCGCGGGAGGCGGTCAAGCGTGCCTGCAAACGCAACCCACGGTTGACCTGGTTGATCGCCAGCATGGCCCGGGTACCGTTGGCGGATGGTTGCTGCCAGTTCCTGGCAAGCGTGTTCAGCCCCTTGGACTGGCAGGAGGCCAGGCGCCTGCTCAGCCCTGGTGGTGGCCTGATGAAAGTCGGCCCCACCCGCGGTCACCTGATGGAACTGCGCGAGCGGCTGTACGACGAAGTGCGCGAATACACCGATGACAAGCATCTGGCCCTGGTGCCGCCGGGCATGACGCTGGAGCACAGCGAAACCCTGGAGTTTCGCTTGACGCTGGACAGCGGCCCGGATCGGGCCAACCTGCTGGCCATGACGCCCCACGGCTGGCGCGCCAATGCCGAGCGCCGCGCCAGCGTGATCGAGCAGGCCGAACCCTTCGAGGTCACGGTGTCGATGCGCTACGATTATTTCGTTCTTCAATAA
- the plsB gene encoding glycerol-3-phosphate 1-O-acyltransferase PlsB gives MTRSPFRRLVFGTLRRLLYLWVRSETINQSSFTLDLDRSRPVFYVLQDPSLTDLAVLDTECTKAGLPRPVLPVAVGNLLEPAAFFYLTPAPDWLGRQDKRGAPPTLTRLVNALTQNAAEDAQIIPVSVFWGQSPDSESSPWKLLFADSWAVTGRLRRLLSIMILGRKTRVQFSAPIHLRELIEHDKGHERTVRMAQRILRVHLRNLKSAVIGPDISHRRNLVKGLVNQPLVRQAIAEEAEREKISTEKAKAQALRYGNEIASDYTYTAIRFLEVVLSWFWNKIYDGIKVNHIESVQKIAPGHEVIYVPCHRSHIDYLLLSYLLFRNGLTPPHIAAGINLNMPVIGGLLRRGGAFFMRRTFKGNPLYTAVFNEYLHTLFTKGFPVEYFVEGGRSRTGRMLQPKTGMLAITLRSFLRSSRTPIVFVPVYIGYERVLEGRTYLGELRGASKKKESIFDIFKVVGALKQRFGQVAVNFGEPIRLAQFLDSEQPDWRQQALGPQFKPAWLNATTHRLGERVARHLNEAAAINPVNLVALALLSTSRLALDDRAMARVLDLYLALLRKVPYSPYTTLPEGDGLALIEHVKGMDLLSEQSDALGKILYLDEQNAVLMTYYRNNVLHIFALPALLASFFQSTSRMSREQILRYTRALYPYLQSELFIRWSLDQLDEVVDQWLEAFVEQGLLRFEKDLYLRPAPSSRHFVLLTLLSKSIAQTLQRFYMTVSLLLNSGQNSISAEELEDLCTVMAQRLSILHGLNAPEFFDKSLFRHFIQTMLDLDVLRRDEAGKLSYHELLGELAEGAAKRVLPAEIRLSIRQVALHRSEDAAEQVAPVSQD, from the coding sequence ATGACCCGCTCCCCGTTCCGTCGTCTTGTATTTGGCACCCTGCGCCGCCTGTTGTATCTCTGGGTTCGTTCCGAGACGATCAACCAGTCGTCCTTCACCCTCGATCTCGACCGCAGCCGTCCGGTGTTCTACGTCCTGCAAGACCCTTCGCTCACCGACCTGGCGGTGCTCGACACCGAATGCACCAAGGCCGGCCTGCCCCGTCCCGTATTACCGGTAGCGGTGGGGAACCTGCTGGAGCCGGCAGCCTTTTTCTATCTGACCCCGGCCCCCGACTGGCTCGGGCGCCAGGACAAGCGCGGCGCGCCCCCCACGTTGACACGACTGGTCAATGCCCTGACGCAGAACGCCGCCGAAGACGCGCAGATCATCCCGGTGAGTGTGTTCTGGGGCCAGTCGCCCGACAGCGAATCCAGCCCATGGAAACTGCTGTTCGCCGACAGCTGGGCCGTCACCGGACGCCTGCGCCGCCTGCTGAGCATCATGATCCTGGGACGCAAGACCCGGGTGCAGTTTTCCGCGCCGATCCACCTGCGCGAACTGATCGAACACGACAAGGGCCACGAGCGCACCGTACGCATGGCCCAGCGGATCCTGCGGGTGCACTTGCGCAACCTGAAGTCGGCGGTGATCGGCCCCGACATCTCCCATCGCCGCAACCTGGTCAAAGGGCTGGTGAACCAACCGTTGGTCAGGCAGGCGATTGCCGAGGAGGCCGAGCGGGAAAAGATATCCACAGAGAAAGCCAAGGCCCAGGCCCTGCGCTATGGCAACGAGATCGCCTCGGACTACACCTATACCGCTATCCGCTTCCTGGAGGTGGTGCTGAGCTGGTTCTGGAACAAGATCTACGACGGCATCAAGGTCAACCACATCGAGAGCGTGCAGAAGATCGCTCCCGGCCACGAAGTCATCTATGTGCCCTGCCATCGCAGCCATATCGACTACCTGCTGCTGTCTTACCTGCTGTTTCGCAACGGCCTGACCCCACCGCACATCGCCGCCGGCATCAACCTCAACATGCCGGTGATCGGCGGCCTGCTGCGCCGCGGCGGGGCGTTTTTCATGCGCCGCACATTCAAGGGCAACCCGCTCTATACGGCGGTGTTCAACGAATACCTGCACACGCTGTTCACTAAAGGCTTCCCCGTGGAGTACTTCGTCGAGGGCGGGCGATCGCGTACCGGGCGCATGCTGCAGCCCAAGACCGGCATGCTTGCCATCACCTTGCGCAGCTTCCTGCGCTCCTCGCGCACGCCCATCGTGTTCGTGCCGGTCTACATCGGTTATGAGCGGGTACTGGAAGGCCGTACCTACCTGGGCGAACTGCGCGGCGCCAGCAAGAAGAAAGAGTCGATCTTCGACATTTTCAAGGTCGTCGGCGCCCTCAAGCAGCGCTTCGGCCAAGTGGCAGTCAACTTCGGCGAACCGATCAGGCTGGCCCAGTTCCTCGACAGCGAACAGCCGGACTGGCGCCAACAAGCGCTTGGCCCGCAATTCAAGCCAGCCTGGCTCAACGCAACCACCCATCGTCTCGGCGAACGTGTGGCCCGGCACCTGAACGAAGCCGCCGCGATCAACCCGGTCAACCTCGTCGCCCTGGCGCTGTTGTCCACCAGCCGCCTGGCCCTGGACGACCGCGCCATGGCCCGGGTACTGGACCTGTACCTGGCCTTGCTGCGCAAAGTACCGTATTCACCCTACACCACCCTTCCCGAAGGCGATGGCCTGGCCTTGATCGAGCATGTCAAAGGCATGGACCTGCTGTCGGAACAGAGCGATGCCCTGGGCAAGATCCTCTACCTGGACGAGCAGAACGCGGTACTGATGACCTATTACCGCAACAACGTGCTGCATATCTTCGCCTTGCCCGCGTTGCTGGCCAGTTTCTTCCAGAGTACGTCGCGCATGAGTCGCGAGCAGATCCTGCGCTACACTCGCGCCTTGTACCCGTACCTGCAATCGGAGCTGTTCATCCGCTGGTCCCTGGACCAGTTGGATGAAGTGGTGGACCAATGGCTCGAAGCATTCGTCGAACAGGGCCTGCTGCGCTTCGAAAAGGACCTGTACCTGCGCCCGGCCCCGAGTTCGCGGCACTTCGTGCTGTTGACCCTGTTGTCCAAGAGCATTGCCCAGACCCTGCAGCGCTTCTACATGACGGTCTCGCTGCTGCTCAACAGTGGCCAGAACAGCATCAGTGCCGAGGAGCTGGAAGACCTCTGTACCGTGATGGCCCAGCGCCTGTCGATTCTCCATGGCCTGAATGCACCGGAATTCTTCGACAAGAGCCTGTTCCGCCACTTCATCCAGACCATGCTGGATCTCGACGTGCTGCGCCGGGACGAAGCGGGCAAGCTAAGCTATCACGAGTTGTTGGGCGAACTGGCCGAAGGCGCGGCCAAACGGGTGCTGCCGGCGGAAATCCGCCTGTCGATCCGTCAGGTGGCGTTGCATCGCAGTGAAGACGCGGCGGAACAGGTTGCCCCGGTGTCCCAGGACTGA
- a CDS encoding efflux RND transporter permease subunit, with protein MGFNLSEWALRNRQIVLFLMLLLAIVGALSYTKLGQSEDPPFTFKAMVIRTNWPGATAEEMSRQVTERIEKKLMETGDYEKIVSFSRPGESQVTFMARDSLHSAQIPELWYQIRKKVADIRHTLPPGIQGPFFNDEFGTTFGNIYALTGDGFDYGVLKDYADRVQIQLQRVKDVGKVELIGLQDEKIWIELSNVKLATLGLPLAAVQQALEEQNAVSTAGFFETGSERLQLRVSGNFQTVEEIRSFPIRVADRTFRIDDVADVRRGFNDPPAPRMRFMGEDAIGLAVAMKDGGDILILGKALEAEFARIQNNLPAGMQLRKVSDQPAAVKTGVGEFVQVLVEALTIVLLVSFFSLGLRTGMVVALAIPLVLAMTFAAMYYLGIGLHKISLGALVLALGLLVDDAIIAVEMMAIKMEQGFDRIKAASYAWTSTAFPMLTGTLITAAGFLPIATAQSGTGEYTRSIFQVVTLALVASWVAAVVFVPYLGEKLLPDLAKIHAARHGTRDGQPDPYGTPFYQRVRRLVEWCVRRRKTVIALTVLLFVGSVVLFRFVPQQFFPASGRLELMVDLKLEEGASLSNTAEQVKRLEAMLKDHPGIDNYVAYVGTGSPRFYLPLDQQLPAPSFAQFVVLAKTIEDREPLRSWLISTLNEQFPTLRSRVTRLENGPPVGYPVQFRVTGEHIEEVRALARKVATKVRENPYVANVHLDWEEPSKVVYLNVDQERARALGVSTVDLSKFLQSSLIGSSVSQYREDNELIEILLRGTVHERTELSLLPSLAVPTENGTSVALSQIATLEYGFEEGVIWHRNRLPSVTVRADIYGKEQPATLVQQIFPTLDPIRAELPDGYLLEVGGTVEDSARGQKSVNAGVPLFIVVVLTLLMLQLRSFSRTAMVFLTAPLGLIGVTLFLLVFRQPFGFVAMLGTIALSGMIMRNSVILVDQIEQDIEAGLTPWQAIIEATVRRFRPIVLTALAAVLAMIPLSRSLFFGPMAVAIMGGLIVATALTLLFLPALYAAWFRVKKT; from the coding sequence ATGGGTTTCAATCTTTCCGAGTGGGCGCTGCGTAATCGCCAGATCGTACTGTTCCTGATGTTGCTGCTGGCTATCGTTGGTGCGCTTTCCTACACCAAGCTGGGCCAGAGCGAAGATCCACCGTTCACGTTCAAGGCCATGGTGATTCGCACCAACTGGCCGGGGGCCACGGCCGAGGAAATGTCGCGGCAGGTCACCGAGCGCATCGAAAAGAAGCTGATGGAAACCGGCGATTACGAAAAGATCGTCTCGTTCTCGCGGCCGGGCGAGTCCCAGGTGACCTTCATGGCCCGCGACTCCCTGCATTCGGCACAGATCCCCGAGCTGTGGTACCAGATCCGCAAGAAAGTCGCCGATATCCGTCACACGTTGCCGCCGGGTATCCAGGGGCCGTTCTTCAACGATGAGTTCGGCACGACCTTTGGCAATATCTACGCGCTGACCGGCGACGGGTTCGACTACGGCGTGCTCAAGGATTACGCCGACCGTGTGCAGATCCAGCTGCAACGGGTCAAGGATGTGGGCAAGGTCGAGCTGATTGGCCTGCAGGACGAAAAGATCTGGATCGAACTGTCGAACGTAAAGCTGGCCACCCTTGGCTTGCCCCTGGCGGCGGTCCAGCAGGCCCTCGAGGAGCAGAATGCGGTGTCCACCGCCGGTTTCTTCGAAACCGGTAGCGAGCGCCTGCAGCTACGGGTGTCGGGGAATTTCCAGACCGTGGAAGAGATTCGCAGCTTCCCCATCCGGGTCGCCGATCGTACGTTCCGTATCGACGATGTGGCGGATGTGCGTCGCGGTTTCAACGATCCGCCGGCACCGCGCATGCGCTTCATGGGCGAAGACGCCATAGGCCTGGCTGTGGCCATGAAGGACGGCGGTGACATTCTGATCCTGGGCAAGGCCCTGGAGGCCGAGTTTGCCCGGATCCAGAACAATCTCCCGGCCGGCATGCAACTGCGCAAGGTCTCGGACCAGCCGGCGGCGGTGAAGACCGGTGTGGGCGAGTTCGTCCAGGTGCTGGTGGAAGCGCTGACGATCGTGTTGCTGGTGAGCTTCTTTTCCCTGGGCCTGCGCACCGGGATGGTGGTGGCCCTGGCGATTCCGCTGGTGCTGGCGATGACTTTCGCGGCGATGTATTACCTGGGGATCGGCCTGCACAAGATTTCCCTTGGCGCGCTGGTGCTGGCCCTGGGGCTGCTGGTGGACGACGCGATCATCGCCGTGGAGATGATGGCGATCAAGATGGAGCAGGGCTTCGACCGGATCAAGGCCGCCAGCTATGCCTGGACCAGCACTGCATTCCCGATGCTCACCGGTACGCTGATCACGGCGGCGGGGTTCCTGCCGATCGCCACGGCGCAATCGGGCACCGGCGAATATACCCGTTCGATTTTCCAGGTGGTGACCCTGGCGTTGGTGGCGTCCTGGGTGGCTGCGGTGGTGTTCGTGCCTTACCTGGGGGAAAAGCTGCTGCCGGACCTGGCGAAAATCCATGCGGCCAGACACGGCACTCGTGACGGTCAGCCCGATCCCTATGGCACGCCGTTCTACCAGCGCGTCCGGCGCCTGGTGGAGTGGTGCGTGCGTCGGCGTAAAACCGTCATCGCACTGACGGTGCTGCTGTTTGTCGGCTCGGTGGTGCTGTTCCGTTTTGTCCCTCAGCAATTCTTCCCGGCGTCGGGGCGTCTGGAGTTGATGGTCGATCTGAAGCTGGAGGAAGGCGCCTCCCTGAGCAACACCGCCGAACAGGTCAAGCGCCTGGAAGCGATGCTCAAGGATCATCCGGGCATCGATAACTACGTGGCCTATGTCGGTACCGGGTCTCCTCGTTTCTATCTGCCGCTGGATCAACAACTGCCTGCTCCCAGCTTCGCCCAGTTCGTGGTGCTGGCCAAGACCATCGAGGATCGCGAGCCGTTGCGCAGCTGGCTGATCAGTACCTTGAACGAACAGTTTCCCACCCTGCGTTCACGGGTCACTCGCCTGGAAAACGGACCACCCGTGGGTTACCCGGTGCAGTTCCGGGTGACCGGCGAGCACATCGAAGAAGTCCGGGCCCTGGCGAGGAAAGTGGCGACCAAGGTGCGTGAAAACCCTTACGTGGCCAATGTGCATCTGGATTGGGAAGAGCCGAGCAAGGTCGTGTACCTGAATGTCGATCAGGAGCGCGCCCGGGCCCTGGGGGTGAGCACCGTCGACCTGTCGAAGTTCCTCCAGAGTTCCCTCATCGGCTCCAGCGTCAGCCAGTACCGCGAAGACAACGAGCTGATCGAGATCCTGCTGCGTGGCACCGTGCACGAACGCACCGAACTGTCCTTGCTGCCCAGCCTCGCGGTGCCTACCGAGAATGGCACCAGCGTTGCGCTGTCCCAGATCGCGACGTTGGAGTACGGCTTCGAAGAAGGCGTGATCTGGCACCGCAACCGCCTGCCGAGCGTGACCGTGCGGGCCGACATTTACGGCAAGGAGCAACCGGCGACCCTGGTCCAGCAGATCTTCCCGACCCTGGACCCGATTCGGGCCGAGTTGCCGGATGGCTACCTGCTGGAGGTCGGCGGTACGGTAGAGGATTCGGCTCGCGGCCAGAAGTCGGTGAATGCCGGTGTGCCGCTGTTCATCGTGGTGGTGCTGACGTTGCTGATGCTGCAGCTGCGCAGCTTCTCGCGCACGGCCATGGTGTTCCTGACCGCTCCCCTGGGGCTGATCGGTGTGACGCTGTTTTTGCTGGTGTTCCGCCAGCCGTTCGGTTTCGTCGCCATGCTGGGGACTATCGCCCTGTCGGGAATGATCATGCGTAACTCGGTGATCCTGGTGGACCAGATCGAGCAGGATATCGAGGCAGGACTGACGCCCTGGCAGGCGATCATCGAAGCCACCGTGCGCCGTTTCCGACCCATCGTGCTCACCGCCCTGGCGGCGGTGCTGGCAATGATCCCCTTGTCCCGCAGCCTTTTCTTCGGGCCGATGGCCGTGGCGATCATGGGGGGACTGATCGTGGCGACGGCGTTGACGCTGCTGTTCCTGCCGGCGCTGTATGCGGCCTGGTTCAGGGTCAAGAAAACCTGA
- a CDS encoding class I SAM-dependent methyltransferase: MSERTAACRIHVEALAPAFQPQAEHWAQRLGLPLQVEDGEFALQIGAQGLQLQQLGPDAPGPVRVDFVEGGAAHRRLYGGGSGQMIAKAVGIAQGVRPRVLDATAGLGKDAFVLASLGCDMSLVERQPLIGALLEDGLARGAEDFDVAPIVARMRLFKGNAIEVMRNWEGEPPQVIYLDPMFPHREKTALVKKEMRLFRPLVGDDLDAPALLAAALALASHRVVVKRPRKAPCIEGPKPSHGLEGKSSRYDIYPKKALKP; this comes from the coding sequence ATGAGTGAGCGAACCGCGGCCTGCCGCATCCACGTCGAGGCCCTGGCCCCGGCCTTCCAGCCACAGGCCGAGCACTGGGCCCAGCGGCTTGGGCTGCCCTTGCAGGTGGAGGATGGCGAGTTTGCCTTGCAGATCGGCGCGCAGGGGTTGCAACTGCAGCAACTGGGGCCGGACGCACCGGGGCCGGTACGGGTGGACTTCGTCGAGGGGGGCGCAGCGCATCGCCGGTTGTACGGTGGCGGCAGCGGGCAAATGATCGCCAAGGCGGTGGGCATCGCCCAGGGCGTGCGTCCGCGGGTGCTGGATGCCACCGCCGGGTTGGGCAAGGATGCCTTTGTCCTGGCCAGCCTGGGCTGCGACATGAGCCTGGTCGAGCGCCAGCCGCTGATCGGCGCCTTGCTGGAGGACGGCCTGGCCCGAGGCGCGGAGGATTTCGACGTCGCCCCCATCGTGGCCCGCATGCGCCTGTTCAAGGGCAACGCCATCGAGGTGATGCGTAACTGGGAAGGCGAGCCCCCCCAGGTGATCTACCTGGACCCGATGTTTCCCCATCGCGAGAAAACCGCCTTGGTGAAGAAGGAGATGCGCCTGTTCCGTCCCCTGGTGGGCGACGACCTGGACGCCCCGGCGTTGCTGGCCGCAGCACTGGCCCTGGCGAGCCATCGGGTGGTGGTCAAGCGTCCGCGCAAGGCACCGTGCATCGAAGGACCCAAGCCGAGTCATGGCCTGGAGGGCAAGTCCAGCCGCTACGATATCTATCCCAAGAAAGCCCTCAAGCCCTGA
- a CDS encoding cold shock domain-containing protein, translated as MAARETGNVKWFNDAKGYGFIQREGGADVFVHYRAIRGEGHRSLIEGQKVEYAVVEGQKGLQAEDVVGL; from the coding sequence ATGGCAGCACGCGAAACCGGCAACGTGAAGTGGTTCAACGACGCCAAGGGCTACGGTTTTATCCAGCGTGAAGGCGGGGCGGATGTATTCGTGCACTATCGCGCGATCCGCGGCGAAGGCCACCGTTCGCTGATCGAGGGCCAGAAGGTCGAGTACGCGGTGGTGGAAGGGCAGAAGGGCCTGCAGGCTGAGGATGTGGTGGGGTTGTAA
- a CDS encoding DUF4197 domain-containing protein — translation MLRSTLRFTGLCAGLLISAQAMALSLGDLSQKDATGGLKDALTQGAQVAVKQLGTPGGFSNNPEVKIELPGKLGKVASKMKAFGMGDQVEQLESSMNQAAEAAVVQAQPILVNAVKNMSVDDAKGILSGGNDSATQYLNKSSREQIRAKFLPIVKQATDKVGLAQQYNAFAGQAATFGVLDAKSANVENYVTEQALDGLFEMIGKQEAAIRQNPAAAATSLAKKVFGAL, via the coding sequence ATGCTCCGCTCTACCCTGCGTTTCACCGGCCTGTGCGCCGGCCTGTTGATCAGTGCCCAAGCCATGGCCCTGTCCCTTGGCGACCTGTCGCAAAAAGATGCCACGGGCGGCCTCAAGGACGCCTTGACCCAAGGCGCTCAAGTCGCGGTCAAGCAACTCGGCACCCCTGGCGGCTTCAGCAACAACCCCGAGGTCAAGATCGAGCTGCCGGGCAAGCTCGGCAAGGTCGCCAGCAAGATGAAGGCCTTCGGCATGGGCGACCAGGTCGAGCAACTGGAGAGCAGCATGAACCAGGCCGCCGAGGCCGCCGTGGTCCAGGCCCAGCCGATCCTGGTCAACGCAGTGAAGAACATGAGCGTGGACGATGCCAAGGGCATCCTCAGCGGCGGCAACGACTCGGCCACGCAGTACCTGAACAAGAGCAGCCGCGAGCAGATCCGTGCCAAGTTCCTGCCTATCGTCAAGCAAGCCACCGACAAGGTCGGCCTGGCCCAGCAATACAATGCCTTCGCAGGCCAGGCCGCGACCTTCGGTGTACTGGACGCGAAAAGCGCCAACGTCGAGAACTACGTGACTGAACAGGCGCTCGATGGCTTGTTTGAAATGATCGGCAAGCAGGAAGCCGCCATTCGCCAGAACCCGGCGGCCGCGGCCACCAGTCTGGCGAAGAAGGTGTTCGGCGCGCTCTGA
- a CDS encoding efflux RND transporter periplasmic adaptor subunit: MFRYASSLALPVSLAFLLSACGHDEPVPVAVRPAMVVKPEPSAQATDSYPGEVRARFEPDLAFRIGGKVSRRLVEEGQRVKANQPLAELDPEDVRLQLEATRAQVAAAEANLNLVRAERDRYKTLLDRQMVSRSQYDNAENLYRSGAARLKQIKAEFDVASNQASYSVLRAPQDGVVARRSVEVGQVVSAGQTVFTLATDGEREVLISLPEQSFGRFKIGQPVSVELWSQPDQRFSGRIRELSPAADPKSRTFAARVAFTAGSVPAELGQSARVFIQAADKVPLSVPLSALTAENGATYVWVVNANHTLKKVPVRVGAFGEKTVPVLEGLSPDDWVVAAGVHVLLDGQQVRPVDRSNRAVNLAAKE; the protein is encoded by the coding sequence ATGTTCCGCTATGCGTCGTCCCTCGCCCTGCCAGTCAGCCTGGCTTTTTTATTGTCTGCGTGTGGCCATGACGAACCGGTGCCCGTTGCCGTGCGTCCTGCCATGGTGGTCAAGCCCGAGCCCTCGGCCCAGGCGACGGACAGCTATCCTGGCGAGGTGCGGGCGCGTTTCGAGCCGGACCTGGCTTTCCGTATCGGTGGCAAGGTAAGCCGCCGGCTGGTGGAGGAAGGCCAGAGGGTCAAGGCCAACCAGCCATTGGCCGAGCTCGACCCCGAGGACGTGCGCCTGCAACTGGAGGCCACTCGGGCCCAGGTGGCCGCCGCCGAGGCCAACCTCAACCTGGTGCGGGCCGAACGTGATCGCTACAAGACCTTGCTGGATCGGCAGATGGTCAGCCGGTCCCAATACGACAACGCCGAAAACCTTTACCGCTCCGGCGCCGCGCGGCTCAAGCAGATCAAGGCCGAATTCGACGTGGCCAGCAACCAGGCCAGCTATTCGGTATTGCGTGCACCCCAGGATGGCGTGGTCGCCCGACGTTCGGTGGAAGTGGGGCAGGTGGTATCGGCCGGTCAGACGGTCTTCACCCTGGCCACCGATGGGGAGCGTGAGGTGCTCATCAGCCTGCCGGAGCAGAGCTTCGGCCGCTTCAAGATCGGCCAGCCGGTCTCCGTGGAGCTATGGAGCCAGCCCGATCAGCGCTTCAGTGGGCGTATCCGTGAACTTTCGCCGGCCGCCGATCCCAAGTCCCGCACGTTCGCCGCTCGGGTGGCCTTCACGGCCGGCAGCGTGCCGGCCGAGCTGGGCCAGAGCGCGCGGGTGTTTATCCAGGCCGCCGACAAGGTTCCGCTGTCGGTGCCACTCTCGGCACTGACCGCCGAGAACGGTGCCACCTATGTCTGGGTGGTCAATGCCAACCACACCCTGAAAAAAGTCCCGGTGCGCGTCGGCGCCTTCGGCGAGAAGACCGTGCCGGTGCTGGAAGGCTTGAGCCCCGACGATTGGGTCGTCGCGGCGGGCGTGCATGTGCTCCTCGACGGCCAGCAGGTACGGCCTGTGGATCGCTCCAACCGTGCGGTCAACCTGGCGGCCAAGGAGTAA
- a CDS encoding YbaY family lipoprotein, which produces MNKLPLIALAALLGACSSAPLASRHSLDGEVFYLQRIALPPSAILSVSLQDVSLADAPATVLDEQSGPVKGQVPLPFHLSYDPAQVKPGHRYAVSARIEVDGRVMFITTEQHTVQLDGNDPQPLKIRVDAAR; this is translated from the coding sequence ATGAACAAGCTTCCCCTCATCGCCCTCGCGGCACTGCTCGGTGCCTGTTCCAGCGCACCGCTGGCGAGCCGGCACAGCCTCGACGGCGAAGTGTTCTACCTGCAGCGCATCGCCCTGCCACCCAGCGCGATCCTGAGCGTCAGCCTGCAGGACGTTTCCCTGGCCGATGCCCCGGCCACGGTGCTCGATGAGCAGAGCGGCCCGGTCAAAGGCCAGGTCCCGCTGCCGTTCCACCTCAGTTATGATCCGGCCCAGGTCAAGCCCGGGCACCGGTATGCCGTGAGTGCCCGTATCGAGGTGGACGGACGCGTGATGTTCATCACCACCGAACAACATACCGTGCAACTCGATGGCAATGATCCGCAGCCGTTGAAGATCCGTGTCGACGCTGCCCGCTGA